The following coding sequences lie in one Leptospira inadai serovar Lyme str. 10 genomic window:
- a CDS encoding glycine--tRNA ligase — translation MEKKETLDSSLKDIVSVCKRRGFVYPGSEIYGGLSNTFDYGPYGAELLHNLKRLWWKHFVHLREDVVGLDSSILLNPKVWEASGHVSNFNDPLIDCKNCKARIRADKFLEDQKGEGAATGLTLEKMNQVIKEGNFACPTCGNRGTFTEARDFNLMFKTSHGASAEDAQDIYLRPETAQGIFINFKNVVSTTRRKIPFGIAQIGKSFRNEIMARQFVFRTREFEQMEMEYFCEPGTQKEWFSHWVDYCLSFLTDHVGLRKENLKIRKHEKEELSFYSEATSDIEYKYGFGWGELWGIASRTDYDLTQHEKFSGEDLKYQDQVANKKYIPYVVEPALGLNRLFLATITDAYFEEKLADGETRTVLRFAPKVAPVKIGVFPLMKKDGLPELARSIFSDLSSLGNMEYDDGGAIGKRYRRQDEIGTPYCITVDYDSLKDKTVTVRERDSMSQERLPIANLKTFFAEKIL, via the coding sequence ATGGAGAAGAAAGAAACCCTAGATTCATCGTTGAAAGATATCGTGTCCGTATGTAAAAGACGCGGCTTCGTTTATCCAGGTTCGGAAATTTACGGGGGACTCTCGAATACTTTCGACTATGGTCCGTACGGGGCGGAACTTCTCCATAATTTAAAGCGACTCTGGTGGAAGCATTTCGTTCACTTACGAGAAGACGTCGTGGGCTTGGATTCCTCCATACTTCTGAATCCGAAAGTGTGGGAGGCCTCCGGTCACGTTTCGAATTTCAACGACCCGTTGATCGATTGTAAAAATTGCAAAGCCCGCATCCGCGCGGATAAATTTTTGGAAGACCAAAAAGGGGAAGGCGCCGCAACGGGCCTCACTCTGGAAAAAATGAATCAGGTGATTAAGGAAGGAAACTTCGCCTGCCCGACCTGCGGGAACCGCGGCACTTTTACCGAGGCACGCGATTTCAATCTGATGTTCAAAACGTCCCACGGTGCATCCGCCGAAGACGCGCAGGATATCTACCTACGACCCGAGACCGCTCAGGGAATTTTCATCAATTTTAAGAACGTAGTCTCCACCACAAGACGTAAGATACCGTTCGGAATCGCGCAAATCGGAAAATCGTTTCGAAATGAAATTATGGCCAGACAGTTCGTATTTAGAACCCGCGAATTCGAACAAATGGAGATGGAATATTTTTGCGAACCGGGAACCCAGAAAGAATGGTTCTCGCATTGGGTCGATTATTGTTTGAGTTTTTTGACCGATCACGTCGGACTTCGTAAGGAAAATCTGAAGATCCGAAAGCACGAGAAAGAGGAGCTATCCTTTTATAGCGAGGCAACGTCCGATATCGAATACAAATACGGATTCGGATGGGGAGAACTTTGGGGGATCGCCTCCCGTACCGACTATGATTTAACTCAGCACGAAAAATTCTCGGGCGAAGATTTAAAGTATCAGGATCAGGTCGCCAATAAGAAATACATTCCCTATGTCGTCGAACCTGCGTTAGGCTTAAATCGCCTCTTCCTTGCTACGATTACCGATGCTTACTTCGAAGAAAAATTAGCGGATGGGGAAACTAGAACCGTGCTTCGCTTTGCCCCCAAGGTAGCGCCCGTAAAAATAGGAGTCTTCCCGTTGATGAAAAAGGACGGACTCCCCGAACTGGCTCGCTCCATCTTTTCCGATTTATCCTCCTTGGGAAATATGGAATACGACGACGGAGGTGCGATCGGAAAACGCTATCGTCGCCAAGACGAAATCGGAACCCCTTACTGCATCACTGTAGATTACGATTCTCTTAAGGATAAAACGGTGACCGTCAGAGAGAGAGATAGCATGTCTCAGGAAAGACTGCCGATCGCGAACCTCAAGACGTTCTTTGCGGAAAAAATTCTTTAA
- a CDS encoding sodium-translocating pyrophosphatase: protein MNSVTIILSLAVLAILTAVIYALKVTRITIGTEGGKDQESKKLVEISSAISEGAMAFLVREYKTISLFIGFMALLIFFLLDNPESADFNDGLFTAIAFVSGAVISCLSGFIGMKIATAGNVRTAQAAKTSMSKAFRVAFDSGAVMGFGLVGLAVLGMIGLFLLYTSMFPNVSKLFLMEALAGFGLGGSAVALFGRVGGGIYTKAADVGADLVGKVEKGIPEDDPRNPATIADNVGDNVGDVAGMGADLFGSCAEATCAALVIGATAAGLSGNVDALLYPLLISAFGIPASLLTSFIARVKEGGNVETVLKIQLWVSTLLVAAIMYFVTDIYMTDSFEIAGKTITKWNVYVSLIVGLFSGMFIGLITEYYTSHSYKPVREVVEASKTGAATNIIYGLALGYQSSVVPVILLVITIVTANLLAGMYGIAIAALGMISTIAIGLTIDAYGPVSDNAGGIAEMAELGKEVRNRTDTLDAAGNTTAAIGKGFAIGSAALTSLALFAAFITRTGTVGLDILNAEVFGGLLFGAMLPFVFTAMTMKSVGKAAVDMVEEVRKQFREIPGIMEGKAKPDYKRCVDISTSAALREMILPGLLVLLTPIVVGYLFGIKSLAGVLAGALVAGVVLAISSANSGGGWDNAKKYIEKAAGGKGSDQHKAAVVGDTVGDPLKDTSGPSINILIKLMAITSLVFAEFFVQQGGLLLRLFH, encoded by the coding sequence ATGAATTCGGTAACGATTATTCTGTCCTTGGCCGTCCTGGCAATTTTGACCGCCGTAATTTACGCGCTTAAGGTCACCAGGATTACCATCGGAACCGAGGGCGGTAAAGACCAAGAATCCAAAAAATTGGTCGAGATCTCCTCCGCTATTTCGGAAGGCGCTATGGCCTTCCTGGTTCGGGAATATAAAACTATTTCCCTGTTCATCGGCTTTATGGCCTTGTTGATCTTCTTTCTTTTAGATAACCCGGAATCGGCCGATTTCAACGACGGCCTTTTTACGGCTATTGCATTCGTTTCCGGAGCGGTCATTTCCTGCCTTTCCGGTTTTATCGGAATGAAGATCGCGACTGCCGGGAACGTCAGAACGGCCCAAGCGGCAAAAACGTCCATGTCGAAAGCCTTCAGGGTCGCTTTCGATTCTGGTGCAGTGATGGGTTTCGGTTTAGTCGGTCTGGCCGTTCTTGGAATGATCGGTCTTTTCCTTCTCTACACCAGCATGTTTCCGAACGTCAGTAAGCTTTTTCTAATGGAAGCACTCGCAGGATTCGGTTTAGGCGGATCGGCAGTTGCCCTTTTTGGTCGAGTCGGCGGCGGAATTTATACTAAGGCAGCCGACGTGGGTGCCGATTTGGTCGGTAAAGTCGAAAAAGGAATTCCCGAGGATGATCCTCGTAACCCCGCAACGATTGCGGATAATGTCGGAGATAACGTAGGCGACGTGGCGGGAATGGGCGCCGATTTATTCGGTTCCTGTGCGGAAGCTACTTGCGCCGCGCTCGTGATCGGAGCCACTGCAGCGGGCCTTTCGGGAAACGTAGACGCGCTTTTGTATCCGCTATTGATTTCGGCGTTCGGAATTCCTGCATCTCTTTTAACTTCGTTTATTGCTCGGGTAAAAGAAGGCGGTAACGTCGAGACCGTCTTAAAGATCCAGCTTTGGGTTTCGACTCTACTGGTCGCCGCGATCATGTATTTCGTGACCGATATTTACATGACCGATTCTTTCGAGATCGCGGGCAAAACGATTACGAAATGGAACGTTTACGTTTCCTTAATCGTGGGTCTATTCTCCGGAATGTTTATCGGGCTGATTACGGAGTATTATACTTCTCATTCCTACAAACCGGTTCGTGAAGTTGTGGAAGCTTCCAAGACCGGTGCGGCCACTAACATCATATACGGCCTGGCATTAGGTTACCAAAGCTCGGTGGTTCCGGTAATTTTATTGGTGATCACGATCGTAACCGCGAATCTTTTAGCGGGAATGTACGGAATTGCCATTGCGGCGCTTGGAATGATTTCCACGATCGCAATCGGACTGACAATCGACGCATACGGACCTGTTTCGGATAACGCAGGTGGAATCGCGGAAATGGCGGAATTAGGCAAAGAAGTCAGAAACCGGACCGATACCCTGGACGCCGCGGGTAATACCACTGCGGCAATCGGTAAAGGATTTGCGATCGGATCGGCGGCGCTTACTTCGCTCGCTCTTTTTGCCGCCTTTATTACGAGGACCGGTACGGTCGGTCTGGATATTTTAAACGCGGAAGTATTCGGCGGTTTATTATTCGGAGCCATGCTACCGTTCGTTTTTACCGCCATGACGATGAAATCCGTCGGCAAGGCCGCAGTCGATATGGTGGAGGAAGTTAGGAAACAGTTCCGCGAAATACCGGGAATCATGGAAGGAAAGGCCAAGCCGGATTACAAACGCTGCGTTGATATTTCAACATCCGCGGCTCTTCGCGAAATGATCCTACCGGGTTTACTCGTTCTTTTAACGCCTATCGTTGTCGGTTATCTTTTCGGTATCAAATCTCTTGCAGGAGTTCTTGCAGGAGCTCTTGTCGCAGGAGTGGTTCTTGCAATTTCTTCCGCAAACTCGGGAGGCGGTTGGGATAATGCCAAGAAATATATCGAGAAAGCCGCGGGGGGAAAAGGTTCCGATCAGCATAAAGCGGCCGTTGTGGGAGATACCGTAGGTGATCCGTTAAAGGATACTTCCGGACCTTCAATCAATATCCTTATCAAACTCATGGCAATAACCAGTCTTGTCTTTGCAGAATTCTTCGTTCAACAAGGCGGACTCCTATTGAGACTTTTCCATTAG
- a CDS encoding DUF3015 domain-containing protein yields MDKRLISIGLGTFLLLGSSANSIFADGYGVAGCGLGSVIFSKNTTVLQVLAATTNGTSANQTFGISTGSLNCTTDGIVKNEKAQEIFIAQNFESLEREMSSGSGEKLNTLSHLLGCSPESANQLGLLAKTNYAKLFVKETTPSTLLSAVKDGIREDETLSRSCKI; encoded by the coding sequence ATGGACAAAAGACTAATTTCGATCGGCTTAGGTACATTCCTGCTGCTCGGATCCAGTGCAAATAGCATCTTCGCGGACGGTTATGGAGTTGCCGGATGCGGACTCGGTTCGGTTATTTTTAGCAAGAATACGACCGTTCTTCAAGTATTAGCCGCGACGACAAATGGAACATCCGCGAACCAAACGTTTGGAATTTCCACCGGCTCGCTCAATTGTACGACGGATGGAATCGTAAAGAATGAAAAGGCTCAGGAAATTTTCATCGCTCAAAACTTTGAATCGTTAGAGCGGGAAATGTCCAGCGGAAGTGGGGAAAAATTGAATACCCTTTCGCATCTACTCGGTTGCAGTCCCGAAAGCGCTAACCAACTCGGTTTGTTGGCAAAAACGAACTATGCAAAGCTCTTCGTAAAAGAGACGACTCCATCGACCCTTCTTTCCGCAGTAAAAGACGGTATTCGAGAAGACGAAACTCTATCTCGTAGTTGCAAGATTTAA
- a CDS encoding alpha/beta hydrolase yields MQKLYFLIIFFFKTICLFCLINGFACTSLYYHPSKQEYFSPEKLGFYSKNIFLTAKDGIRLHLWQITDQHKSSNEPKGVILQFHGNGENMTTHFISLVWLVNQGYELYTYDYRGYGLSGGEPDPESIYKDSLIVLDYVHSYAKSIHKKLIVYGQSLGGAIALRSIPDMKEKGNLGLVVADGTFFSYRSVAKQIANKTLFPPIGFLLAPFFSDVASPKEYIPKIAPVPLLVIHGTNDPVVPFDNGKEVFRLASDPKIFWEIRGGGHVDWMQLGRSDGAKDFLKLLNGYFEVSK; encoded by the coding sequence ATGCAGAAGCTTTACTTTCTTATAATTTTCTTTTTTAAAACAATTTGTCTGTTCTGTTTGATAAACGGTTTCGCTTGCACTAGCTTATACTATCATCCTTCAAAGCAGGAGTATTTTTCTCCGGAAAAACTCGGTTTTTACAGCAAAAATATATTCTTAACCGCCAAAGACGGAATTCGTCTTCATCTATGGCAAATAACCGATCAACATAAATCGTCGAACGAACCGAAAGGAGTTATTCTTCAGTTTCACGGTAACGGGGAAAATATGACTACGCATTTTATTTCGTTGGTATGGTTGGTTAACCAAGGCTACGAATTATATACGTACGATTATCGGGGTTACGGACTTTCCGGCGGCGAACCCGATCCGGAAAGCATTTACAAGGATAGTCTAATCGTCTTGGATTACGTCCATTCATACGCGAAATCAATTCATAAAAAACTTATCGTTTATGGACAGAGCCTAGGAGGTGCAATCGCCCTGAGATCCATTCCGGATATGAAGGAAAAAGGGAATCTAGGTCTGGTCGTAGCTGACGGGACTTTTTTTTCCTACCGTTCCGTCGCCAAGCAAATAGCAAATAAGACCCTATTCCCTCCGATTGGATTTCTGCTCGCTCCGTTTTTCAGCGACGTAGCCAGTCCGAAAGAATATATTCCGAAGATCGCTCCTGTTCCGCTTTTAGTCATTCATGGCACTAACGATCCGGTCGTTCCGTTCGATAACGGAAAGGAAGTTTTTCGATTGGCCTCCGACCCGAAAATTTTTTGGGAGATTCGAGGAGGAGGTCATGTGGACTGGATGCAATTAGGGCGAAGCGACGGGGCAAAAGATTTCCTGAAATTATTGAACGGTTATTTCGAGGTTTCCAAATAG
- a CDS encoding DUF3015 domain-containing protein → MRKLIILSFISCFAFSFGIANLSAKGYGQAGCGLGSIIISGNGIEQIFAATTNGTSYNQTFGITSGTSGCTKDGIVRTEKAQEIFVHMNYESLEQEIAKGQGEKLSNLASLFGCPKDSKRFQTVAKENYSRIFTSASLKDPSLVLTNLRSQVGSDLELKNSCKI, encoded by the coding sequence ATGAGAAAACTTATTATTTTATCCTTTATTTCTTGTTTTGCATTCTCTTTCGGAATTGCGAATCTTTCGGCGAAAGGTTATGGGCAAGCCGGTTGCGGTTTGGGTTCGATCATAATTAGCGGAAATGGAATCGAGCAAATTTTTGCGGCGACGACCAACGGGACTTCATACAATCAGACCTTCGGAATCACTTCCGGAACTTCCGGCTGCACGAAAGACGGAATCGTTCGGACCGAAAAAGCTCAGGAAATTTTCGTCCATATGAATTACGAAAGCTTAGAGCAGGAAATCGCAAAAGGACAGGGGGAAAAGCTCAGTAACTTGGCATCTCTTTTCGGTTGTCCTAAAGACTCGAAACGTTTTCAAACGGTCGCGAAGGAGAATTATTCCAGAATCTTTACCTCTGCGTCTTTAAAAGATCCGAGCCTGGTGCTGACGAATTTAAGAAGCCAAGTCGGAAGTGACTTAGAACTCAAAAATTCCTGCAAGATTTAA
- a CDS encoding GNAT family N-acetyltransferase, protein MNAKDFIIKPVLPEQREAAIELVNQFFRFINKLTLDGVFKIRPRAAAKMVDIYLKLRGTEKIVFLGGFLGEELVSLLIARVEDKPYLEEEKNLYIDLAITKQGKRRSGFMKPLVEATFEWAKIQGIKAIELRAIAQNENAVAFWKSLGFDPFYIRFRKLVD, encoded by the coding sequence ATGAATGCAAAAGATTTTATCATAAAACCCGTTTTACCGGAACAGCGGGAAGCGGCGATCGAACTCGTAAATCAGTTCTTCCGATTCATCAACAAACTAACGTTAGACGGCGTATTTAAGATCCGACCGAGAGCCGCAGCTAAAATGGTGGATATTTATCTGAAACTACGAGGAACGGAGAAGATCGTTTTTTTAGGCGGCTTTCTCGGAGAAGAACTGGTTTCCCTATTGATCGCAAGAGTCGAAGACAAGCCGTATCTCGAAGAGGAAAAAAACCTTTATATCGACCTCGCAATCACGAAACAAGGGAAGCGAAGATCCGGTTTTATGAAACCTCTCGTCGAAGCTACCTTCGAATGGGCAAAAATACAGGGAATCAAAGCGATAGAGTTACGTGCAATCGCCCAAAACGAAAATGCGGTTGCCTTTTGGAAATCCTTGGGCTTCGATCCTTTCTATATTCGTTTTCGAAAATTAGTCGATTGA
- a CDS encoding DUF3015 family protein codes for MKKFLLTLLVVTLAILPTYIAAKDGYGAAGCGLGSVVITENKKVHQVIAATVNGTLGNQTFGISTGTLNCKTASLAQKQKAQEIFVHVNYRYLEQEFAQGSGERVGALASLMGCSDSATFSRIGKEKYAVLFNQDSPDSFLQKIRQEVSSNQKLNSTCQL; via the coding sequence ATGAAGAAATTCTTATTAACATTATTAGTTGTCACTCTAGCGATTTTACCGACTTATATCGCGGCAAAAGACGGATACGGAGCCGCAGGTTGCGGACTCGGATCGGTAGTAATCACGGAGAATAAAAAGGTCCACCAAGTCATCGCAGCTACCGTGAACGGTACCTTAGGAAATCAAACTTTCGGAATCTCCACAGGCACCTTGAATTGTAAGACGGCTAGCCTTGCCCAAAAACAAAAAGCGCAGGAAATCTTCGTCCATGTGAACTACCGCTATCTGGAGCAGGAATTCGCTCAGGGAAGCGGAGAAAGAGTCGGCGCATTGGCTTCTTTGATGGGTTGCTCGGATTCGGCGACATTCAGCAGAATCGGGAAAGAGAAGTATGCCGTACTTTTTAATCAGGATTCTCCGGACTCCTTCCTGCAGAAAATAAGACAGGAAGTCTCTTCCAATCAAAAGTTGAATAGTACCTGCCAACTTTGA
- a CDS encoding DUF3015 domain-containing protein: MKNRLLAVLSVTALAGALFVSPRVEAKGYGMAGCGLGSLVIKSNDISQIFAATLNATGIQTFGITSGTSNCSSDGIVLKEKAQELFVTVNYESLEQEMALGKGEKLNTFAQLLGCTSDISSAQFGKMAKDKYSSLIHSDTTPALLLSAVKSEVRKNESLSKSCALL, translated from the coding sequence ATGAAAAACCGATTATTGGCAGTTCTATCAGTTACTGCTTTGGCAGGTGCGTTATTTGTATCGCCGAGAGTGGAAGCGAAAGGCTATGGGATGGCGGGATGCGGCTTAGGCTCTCTGGTCATAAAGAGCAACGATATTTCTCAGATTTTTGCGGCAACCTTAAATGCGACCGGGATTCAGACATTCGGAATTACTTCAGGAACTTCAAATTGCAGTTCCGACGGAATTGTCCTGAAAGAGAAAGCCCAGGAGCTGTTCGTGACCGTTAATTATGAAAGTCTCGAACAGGAAATGGCATTAGGAAAAGGTGAAAAATTAAATACGTTCGCTCAGCTATTAGGATGCACTTCGGATATTTCTTCGGCACAATTCGGTAAAATGGCGAAGGACAAATATTCTTCTCTGATTCATTCCGATACTACTCCAGCACTTCTACTTTCAGCCGTTAAATCTGAAGTTCGTAAAAACGAAAGCCTCTCAAAAAGCTGCGCTTTACTATAA
- a CDS encoding LIC12231 family lipoprotein, translated as MLRSRIRSVSLGIISIFFFLNTCIDYHQFPEEFIHKAPEKTTGKSILYYKIENGTIFKGKNRLKEIFAKETPFSETISTANPPAKGLFVRVQIESVPPSIPAILFGYFSMATLTILPAWSREDGYDVEFQISKDGSPVKSYTYPIRRKVFAWILMLPVVWINASTYNEQEAFAAITNKFFADSKDFLK; from the coding sequence ATGCTTAGATCTCGGATTCGTTCTGTTTCACTCGGAATCATTTCAATTTTTTTCTTCTTAAATACCTGCATTGATTATCATCAATTCCCGGAAGAGTTCATCCATAAAGCTCCCGAAAAGACGACCGGCAAGAGTATTCTATATTATAAAATCGAGAACGGAACGATTTTCAAAGGGAAAAATCGTCTGAAAGAAATTTTTGCCAAGGAAACCCCTTTTTCCGAAACGATATCCACTGCAAATCCGCCGGCAAAGGGGTTATTTGTAAGAGTTCAAATCGAGTCCGTCCCCCCCAGTATTCCGGCGATCCTATTCGGATATTTTTCCATGGCAACTTTAACGATACTTCCGGCTTGGAGTAGAGAGGACGGCTACGATGTGGAGTTCCAAATCTCGAAAGATGGATCTCCCGTAAAATCATACACGTATCCGATTCGCAGAAAAGTTTTCGCCTGGATTCTTATGCTTCCGGTCGTTTGGATAAACGCATCCACTTATAATGAGCAGGAAGCCTTTGCGGCGATAACGAATAAGTTCTTCGCGGATTCGAAGGACTTTCTAAAATAG
- a CDS encoding NADPH-dependent FMN reductase: MNSTLKILGIVGSLRSSSVNKALLSAAMRSVPESVQFDIYEGIGDLPLFNPDLEGQESESVLGYRSALRSADAIMIASPEYAHGITGVLKNALDWVVGSGEFVDKPVAILNSSKRATIAYDSLVEIMTVLSANIIREASLTIPLSGKDITEQEILADGESTHLLKKSLEALRFAIKANSEKQISR, encoded by the coding sequence GTGAATTCGACTTTGAAAATTCTGGGTATCGTAGGTAGCTTGCGTTCGAGTTCCGTGAATAAGGCTCTACTTTCTGCGGCAATGCGTTCGGTACCGGAATCTGTGCAATTCGATATTTACGAAGGGATCGGAGACCTACCTCTATTTAATCCCGATTTGGAAGGGCAGGAATCCGAAAGTGTTTTGGGTTATCGTTCCGCTTTGCGATCGGCAGACGCGATTATGATTGCAAGTCCGGAATATGCCCACGGAATTACGGGCGTTTTAAAGAACGCTCTAGATTGGGTTGTAGGAAGCGGAGAATTCGTCGATAAGCCGGTGGCAATCTTGAACTCCTCGAAACGTGCCACCATAGCGTATGATTCGCTTGTGGAAATCATGACGGTACTGTCTGCGAATATTATCCGCGAGGCCTCCCTAACGATACCGTTATCAGGTAAAGATATCACGGAACAGGAAATTTTGGCCGATGGTGAATCTACTCATCTCTTAAAAAAATCCCTGGAAGCCCTGCGTTTCGCAATCAAAGCAAATAGCGAGAAACAAATATCGCGATAA
- a CDS encoding DUF4105 domain-containing protein has product MTKVKRLTFILVFFLILSLFGQSKKEPELSGENSNSKIEEEPVTSSESEPPRVILPKPEDELKRNRFYSTFIPTDPTQSVYLNDLLKRIDEKKLYEEKHWYRLQRYSKNLWGGVESESDSVLYFLSPEGRVNPAEEMRATIRAFFAPEPVEEGAMHPQCIYPERYFWLKQKLSFNGALLQERECARFQNWREALDPGSITVVFSSFYMQSPASVLGHTLFKIDSAKNADSELLDYGVNYAANTDDTNPFTYTFRGLTGGYPGMFALFPYYLKVNEYNDMESRDLWEYRLNISKEDRERFLRHLWEMGRNYFDYYFFTQNCSFHMLGLLEAADPDLDISSKASWIVAPPDTVKIYLSVPGLVVDRKYRPSLYSKVKQKIVAMTSEEKEMYWSLLDGEKEIDSVKPIGIRYPLILDTLLDSYRYRKSRDKSSEAEQARYRKFLLLRSKINEQITINENEEMTTPPEDSHSLSRVSTGFGFSNVGPFAEYKYRVAYHDILNTDRGHVPNSEVQFMNFTLRKYEAAPLEFTSMNLVRLLSFTPYNAVSKQFSYGIDIGTDTVMVEKEKFQKDLNVNRLGALLTGDPTAQLLNMDAVARGEKDGREYIRKQAGNFEVLYGYSFQDEFSQKKAPVLISFLGGVKAQPAAFFNGGVRYGPEAVVSVLKEYGSWKFQLYGAYQYYQGSGNENNYSGNLKIRYLINKNNELRFEVNSMRYYAEALLSYNFLF; this is encoded by the coding sequence GTGACGAAAGTCAAACGTCTTACTTTTATATTAGTCTTCTTTCTCATCCTTTCCCTTTTCGGCCAAAGCAAAAAAGAGCCGGAGCTTTCGGGCGAAAACTCCAATTCAAAAATTGAAGAGGAGCCTGTGACTTCTTCCGAGTCGGAACCACCTCGCGTTATTCTTCCGAAACCGGAGGACGAGTTGAAACGAAATCGATTTTATTCGACTTTTATTCCTACCGATCCGACCCAATCCGTTTATCTAAACGATTTGCTCAAACGGATTGATGAGAAAAAATTGTACGAGGAAAAACACTGGTATCGTCTACAGCGGTATTCCAAAAATCTTTGGGGAGGCGTGGAAAGCGAGTCCGACAGCGTTCTCTATTTTCTTTCTCCGGAAGGAAGAGTAAACCCAGCTGAAGAAATGAGGGCTACGATCCGCGCCTTTTTTGCGCCGGAACCGGTCGAGGAAGGAGCCATGCATCCTCAATGCATTTATCCTGAACGGTATTTTTGGCTGAAGCAGAAATTGTCCTTTAATGGGGCGCTATTGCAGGAACGCGAATGCGCCCGGTTTCAAAATTGGAGGGAGGCATTGGATCCTGGAAGCATCACGGTCGTATTTTCGTCCTTTTATATGCAATCACCCGCTTCCGTGTTGGGTCATACTTTATTCAAAATCGATTCGGCTAAAAATGCGGACTCGGAACTTCTGGATTACGGAGTAAATTACGCCGCGAACACCGACGACACGAATCCTTTTACCTACACTTTTCGAGGATTGACCGGAGGTTATCCGGGAATGTTCGCCCTTTTTCCGTATTACCTTAAAGTAAACGAATACAACGATATGGAAAGTCGTGATCTTTGGGAATATCGTTTGAACATTTCCAAGGAAGATCGAGAGAGATTTTTACGCCATTTATGGGAGATGGGGAGGAATTATTTCGATTATTACTTTTTTACTCAGAATTGTTCCTTCCATATGCTAGGACTGCTCGAGGCCGCCGATCCCGATCTTGATATTTCCAGCAAGGCAAGTTGGATCGTAGCCCCTCCGGATACCGTAAAGATATATTTATCCGTGCCGGGTTTAGTGGTGGATCGCAAATATCGCCCTTCGCTTTACTCCAAAGTGAAACAAAAAATCGTAGCAATGACGTCCGAAGAGAAGGAGATGTATTGGTCTCTTCTGGACGGGGAAAAGGAAATCGATTCCGTAAAACCGATCGGAATCAGATACCCTTTGATTCTGGATACGCTTTTAGATTCCTACCGGTACAGAAAATCGAGAGATAAGAGTTCGGAAGCCGAGCAAGCCAGATATAGAAAGTTTCTGCTACTTCGAAGTAAAATTAACGAGCAGATTACGATTAATGAAAATGAGGAAATGACGACTCCACCGGAAGATTCGCATTCTCTTAGTCGAGTTTCGACAGGATTCGGTTTTTCTAATGTGGGGCCCTTTGCGGAATATAAATACAGAGTCGCATATCATGATATTTTAAATACGGATCGCGGACATGTTCCGAATTCGGAAGTCCAATTTATGAATTTTACGCTTCGCAAATACGAAGCGGCTCCGCTGGAATTTACCTCTATGAATCTGGTACGTTTGCTGTCTTTTACCCCGTATAATGCGGTTTCGAAACAATTTTCGTACGGAATCGATATTGGAACGGACACCGTTATGGTGGAAAAGGAGAAATTCCAGAAAGATTTGAACGTAAATCGGTTAGGTGCTTTACTCACCGGGGATCCGACCGCTCAACTTTTAAATATGGATGCCGTAGCGAGGGGTGAGAAAGATGGGCGCGAATATATCCGGAAACAGGCCGGAAATTTCGAGGTTCTATATGGGTATTCTTTTCAGGACGAATTCTCGCAAAAAAAAGCTCCGGTTTTGATTTCATTTCTCGGCGGAGTAAAAGCGCAGCCTGCTGCGTTTTTCAACGGGGGAGTCCGATACGGACCCGAAGCCGTCGTCAGCGTCTTAAAAGAATACGGATCTTGGAAATTTCAATTGTACGGAGCATATCAATATTATCAGGGAAGCGGAAACGAAAACAACTATTCGGGGAATCTTAAAATTCGCTATCTGATAAATAAGAATAACGAATTGAGATTCGAGGTAAATTCTATGAGGTATTATGCAGAAGCTTTACTTTCTTATAATTTTCTTTTTTAA